The Salvia miltiorrhiza cultivar Shanhuang (shh) chromosome 2, IMPLAD_Smil_shh, whole genome shotgun sequence DNA window AGTTAGCATATAACGTGAGAATCTTAATGTGATTACAGAATAAATACTACTAGAAAAGATCTATGAAGTCAGGAGAACTATGTCCAGtgtaaattttaattcaataaatatttCAATTTCTTTCTTAACTGTATCGAGTTATTGagcattatttatatttttattaactcTTTTTATAGTATGTTTCAAAGAATTATGTTATTTGTTGGACCTGCCTCTCCAACCAGCAAAAGTAAACGAGTCTGTTAGAGGAAAGTACCCTGAATAGGATGGCTCCTGCAATCGGTGGGCAACATCTGCGGCAAACAACGGTTGTTGAGGATAGGCAACATAACTACTGGCTGCTGGCAAACTTTGATGGTCCAAAGTTGGATATACATTTTCCACATTAGCTTCTCTTCTATGGGACCCATGCTCCGGATAAGTGATGTTGAGAACAGGTCGAGCCTCCACTGGCGGTAGAATGTTGTTATATTGCACCTGAGCTAAATAAGGAGCTTCCATCATAGGCAGTCTCCCTGTAAGCTTATGCTGATATTCCAATAGTGAAGGAGGAATTGCCCCCGGTCGAGGTTGCGGTGCAGGCTGGCATATAGATACAGCCAAAGGTTGCGGTGCAGGCTGGCTTATAGATGCAGGCTGTACCAGAGGTTGCGGTGCAGGCTGGCATATAGATGCAGCCAAAGGACTAAAAGCTGATATCAATTTTGTCACCTGCTTCCATTGATAAGTTTCTTCTTTAGCAtacacaacaaaaaaaataatgacaATGTACAGATCCAAATAAATTGAACTCCAGTGGATATGGAAGAGACAACTTACTTGCTTTACATCGAGTTCTTGCTTAAATTTTGCACCTGTATAGTTCTCCTTTATAACATACCTAAGGGAACTCTCAGGAATTGGAAGACATtccttgaaaattttgaattttaccTGAAAATGGAGATGATAGCAGCTCATATGACGAGGAAAAAGACTTCATCTCAACAATGAAAACAAGTTTGTGAAGGCGTGAAGTTACCTTCACCAAATCAGAAACATAGTTTAAGAAAAAAGTCTAGCCACCAAGATTATCAGTGGTACTAACTACTAACTAAAGAAATCAATAATTTAGGTTTACATTTTCTGCTTACATAATCATGAAGATCCCAAGTAGCTATTTCTAGCATCCTAAACCACTCAAGAGATGAAAAGAGAGGAAACTAGAACTTAATTTTTGGCAAACATCTACaccaaaattattaaattagatCTCAGCAGAAAGTAAACAATGTATTGTATGAGAAAAGTTCAGTTATTACTTGGACAAATCTCACAGGAGATATGCCTTCCAATTCTATGCAGTATTACATTTACATAGAACTATACTCTGCatcaaatacaataaaaagTGAAAAGAACTGTAACCTCTGTGTTTTGCCTTATCTTACGGCTTTAGGGTTGATTTTAGTATAAGATTACTGAAGTTATCTTtataactgaaaaaaaaaaaaaaaacagatagCAGCCTACAGTAGCACAGGACAAGATCTTGTAGTTTGCCACTTGTGAGTTCTAGGATAGGACAGccaatgtaaaataaaaaatgaagcaAGGCATCAGAAAAGTGAGGCAACAATAACATATTTTACTCCCTCTTTGGGTGAGAATCAATTATTAAAGCTATACCTGAGCAGGGAATTTCCCTCCAAAAGCAGCAGGTTCCAAGTTAAGACCTCCATCAGAAGTTGCTTCATATACACCGTACAGAAGCTTTGActtaaaatcaaacaaaaatagcTTTGACCCAGGCTTTATCTTCTCCGCCGCTCCCTTTTGGCCCCATGGAAGTCCAAAGACACGGTATTGATAACATTGCAACTTTGTGGTCTGATTACAGAGGAATATAAAACCAGAAAGGCATTCAGTTGTTTCCCTTTCATTGTCTTCAGCTGAAGCTCCATTTTTGTGGCTTCCAGGGTCAGAAGCGTTAGCCTCAGTTGAGTAAGTAAGAGTAGCAGGAGCAGGGATCATAGTTTTTGCTGGACTGACCATGGGAACTGTAGAGTAAAGAGGAACACAAACATCAAGTAGCAAATAGGAATGTATTAATAACCAAAACTCCAAAACAATAGTAACCCCATAGAAGAGGAATCTTAAGCGACTTGAGCCGATATTCTCGCAAGTATAATCCTAGACAACCCCTCTCATAAGGAGATGAGGTTCCATTTATTCGTGAAGGCCGAGCCATCATCAGAAAACCCAAGACCAACTATGAATAGAAAACCAAATACTACTAGAACTAGAACAAAACTAAATAAGAGTCTGGCATCCTAGCTCATGCACTACCCCTGCACTTCCCTTTCTCTTTCATGGGGTGAAATGCCTATCTAAGATAACATTAACCTTTTTTATTTTACCAATTGGCTGTCCAATATTCTTGCCTTTCCATATGAGGAAGCTACGAGGGAACAAATAACCTACTATTAGCTGACATTGCTTGACAAAGACTCAAAGACTGAGTGCAATAGCAGTAACGCCCTCCGAATCATCATGACGATTACTGGGGTTTGGACATGGGATTGAAAATGTAAAACCCTCAGCATCATTACGATAACCAAAAGGAACGCAGCAGCACAATCAAACTGAGCAAGCTCATTCTTACAAGGTAATCATAAAGTTGCTTGAGCAGTAACACTATTGAAACTAAGCTTTCGCAAACTTCGTCACTAGCTATTGAGTATGCTAAATCAAATGTTATTTTGTGAGTTTTCAGCTAATTATGTAGCATTAGGACAAACAAAATATATACGATATGACAAAatgtaatttttcttttgtggaTCATTATTGTAAGTTCATCCCTTCAACtatatttttcttgaaatttaACTTGTATTTTCAGTCTAATTTCTCAATAAGTAATTAGCATTAATAACTGCATGCATCATCACAAATGATTATTTGTGATAACCTTCTTGGCTCTTTTTATATACTGCTAGTAACTCAAATTGTTATTTAAGTTCCCATAATGACTTTTATAACATCCCAATAtgcaaattttatttctaatatGTTTGTTTCTACCTTGACCCACTGGAGTAGTAATCAGAACTGGAAGTCAGTTCATTAACCACATAACTAGTAAATGGTAACGGGCCATTTTAGAATGTCCAATTCTCAGTACCATTTGTGTAAGGTAGATTACACAGAAGTGAAACTTTACAGTTAGGAATTCAGGAAAGGGGTTCAGTCCCATTTAACTTTTAAGGCAAAACGAAAAGTCAATATATGGTTTCAAAATTTCCAGTACGTTGTTTGTgggaaaataattttgaaagggACTCCGAGAAGGCGAGAACCTTATGTTATACAGCATCCTTAGAATAGTGACTGACAGTTTTGTTTAAGTGGGTTATAAATTGAGTAACTATGGAGCTTGAATTTAAATATGTGAATCAAAAATAGTCCTGGGTTGTTTGCTATGAGATTGCAAAACAAGGCAATCAAAGTTATTGTTTTTTCTAATGCTACTGTGGATATAAAAACAGATGAAAGAAATAAGTGAATTAACAGATTCTCAAATGACCAGGCAAGGTATTGGCATAAATGAACATTTACATAGTAACTCCTGAACAATCGGTGGACCTCACGGCCAGACTATGATCTATTCCCACTCCCAAAAGTGTACACATGACTCATAAAATCATCTTAAAAATCTCGTGACTTCACATCTTGCCATCAATAGAAAGACACGTAGAAAACCAATCAAACCATGAACTCAGTTGATTACATGATTATTGCAAACTTCATGACATTTTACTCTATTCAAGAATATTTCCATACTAAACTTCTGAATGACATTCCATTCGTATGCCCATTCTTCACTATAAGGTCTTCAAGAGCCAAATTTGGTACAAAACAGAACATATGCTTACTCAGAGCCTTGCAAATAATTTTATGAAGTGAATATCCATGAAATCGAGAGAGAAAAAAACCAGGGATTCCCGAAGTCCTAGCCCTTTGCCTAACTGTCAACAAGAAAGACTAATGGCATCGATCGAAAGTCAAGCCAACATTAAACTGTTCCATATGACTAAAACTAAAAGATATGGTTAAACCCTACTCACTTAACTAAGTTCCACTCCGTAAAAAGAGAACTCACGTGCCAACAACATAATAAGCGAAAACCCGAAAACAGAAAGAAAAAACCTAGAAATTCGGATACATACACATTTCCGACGACCTACAGAAACAAATTGGTGAATTACTGGGAAAAGTTATGGAATTCAAACCTTGCTAAGGAAATTTCGGTGGGTTAAGATGGAATTCTTTCTGCAGAATACAAAGATCAGTGGATTCTCTTTGTTTTCTGTCAAATGAAGTTAGAATCACACGGGGAAAAATCAAATTACTTACATCGAACTGTGGCAAGTTTGCTGTCAAATCGCGTCAAGAAGCACACAATTTCGCGCTCATCATGGTGCAAATTGAGTTTGTATTTATAATGCACGTGATTATAAGATTTTAAAGAAGGTTTTAACCGAACAAAAGTAAGAAAATTtatgctactccctccgtcccactgcatccgagactctttctattttgggcgtcccactgtaagtgagactctttcctttttgggtaaaagtttttccctttaaacaccttttcactttttcacctacacacaaaatacacctttcttaatttccgtgctcaaagaaaaggtctcacttacagttggacggagggagtaccataTATGGTTTCAATACTTATTTCAAGTGTATTCTcgttgatggataaatttagcATAAAAAGTTGagagataataaaaatttatgacTTCTCATTCCTTGTTTTCATTTGGgcgcgttctctttggttgtaaatttatcatggaaaaatgaaggACCAgtcataatattatccctcctttgtagtgtaaatgagaaaTTA harbors:
- the LOC131008583 gene encoding uncharacterized protein LOC131008583, with amino-acid sequence MVSPAKTMIPAPATLTYSTEANASDPGSHKNGASAEDNERETTECLSGFIFLCNQTTKLQCYQYRVFGLPWGQKGAAEKIKPGSKLFLFDFKSKLLYGVYEATSDGGLNLEPAAFGGKFPAQVKFKIFKECLPIPESSLRYVIKENYTGAKFKQELDVKQVTKLISAFSPLAASICQPAPQPLVQPASISQPAPQPLAVSICQPAPQPRPGAIPPSLLEYQHKLTGRLPMMEAPYLAQVQYNNILPPVEARPVLNITYPEHGSHRREANVENVYPTLDHQSLPAASSYVAYPQQPLFAADVAHRLQEPSYSGYTTVEQRASHDEVTISGGQYHQLPLQRESPYQDNPASYYPNSTATDQNTPSVLPLLGRQYQDSSTPAAPLHYTSGYWQHGHESYFPISTEASLQGSVTAYNSNLVATAQCASSVMTRAPVPYDQSSLQGPQYQESVAAQGPQYQDSVAAYSSKPAVLTPYTTSVVQPQVQATYLSLQREALYQDNVVPYNSNPTVPAQYTSILQPRGSATNFPFQGEALR